The following DNA comes from Pseudomonadota bacterium.
CCCGCGACCCGCGCGCTGTTCTTCAAGGCCGACGGCAGCCCCTACGCGGCCGGTGACACGCTCACGAACCCCGACTTCGCCGACACGGTTGCGCTGCTGGCGCGCGAAGGCATTGCGCCCTTCTACCGTGGCGAGCTCGCCGCTGCGCTGGTCGAGGCCGTTAGCGACAACGACAACCCCGGCACGATGCAGCTCGACGACCTCGCCAGCTACCGCGTCATCGAGCGCCCGGCGGTCTGTGCCCCCTACCGGGGCTACGAAGTGTGCGGCATGGGGCCGCCGAGCTCCGGCGCGTTGACGGTCGGCCAGATGCTGGGGTTACTCAGCGGCTTTGACTTGCCCGGGCTCGGCAACAGCGCCGCGGCGTGGCACCTCTTTGCCGAGGCCGGCAAGCTCGCCTACGCCGACCGCGCGCTCTACATGGCCGACAGCGACTTCGTCCCGCTGCCGCTCGCCGGCTTGCTCGATCCGGGTTACTTGCGCGCCCGCAGCACGCTGATCGACCCCGCCCAGGCAATGGAGAAAGCGAGTGCGGGCAACCCGCCCTGGCCCGAGCGCACCGCACTCGCGGCCGACCTGCAGCGCGAACGCGCCGGCACCAGCCACTTCAACATCGTCGATGCCGAGGGCAACGCGCTCTCGGTAACCACCACAATCGAGACCGGCTTCGGCTCGCGCCTGTCGGTTGGTGGTTTTCTGCTCAACAACGAGCTCACCGACTTCTCCTTCCTGCCAGAAAAAGACGGCAAGCCGATCGCCAACCGGGTGGAGCCGGGCAAGCGCCCGCGCAGTTCCATGTCGCCGACCATCGTGCTCGAAGACGGCGAGCCGGCGTTGCTGATCGGCTCACCGGGTGGCTCGCGCATCATCAACTACGTCGCCCAGAGCCTCGTCGCCATCCTCGATTGGGACATGGATTTGCAAGCCGCGCTCGACCTCGGCCACGTCGCGAACCGCAACGGCGCCACCGACCTCGAGGAGGGCACGCCAGCCGCGGACCTGCAGGCCGAGCTCGAAGCGCTCGGCCACACGGTCACCGTGCGCAACATGAACAGCGGCCTGCACGCCATCCGCTTTGTCGACGGGGTGCTGCACGGCGCGGCCGACCCGCGGCGCGACGGCACGGCGGACGGCGGCTGAGCGCGTTCGCCGAGACGGCTCGAACCGAGACCCCGCATGACCGATCACACCCTGTTTGTCACCGCCGCACGCAGCCTGGAGCCCCAGTTGGCCGACGAGCTGGCCGCGCTCGGCGCCACCGCGGTCAAGCCAGGCCGCGGTGGGGTGTATTGCACTGCCACGCTGGCGGTACTCTATCGGGTGTGCCTCCGAAGCCGTCTCGCTAGCCGTGTGCTGTTGCCGCTGGCGGCCTTCGACGCAGCCGACGACACCGCGCTGTACACCGGCTGCCGCAGCGTCGATTGGGCCGCGCTGCTGGCGCCAGGCGCGACGCTCGCAGTTGACTTCAGCAGCAGCCGATCGACGCTCACGCACACGCGCTTCGGCGCGCAACGCGTGAAGGACGCCGTGGTCGATGTGCTGCGCGACGCGCGCGGCGAGCGCCCGGATGTCGACCGCGATCAGCCCGACTGCCGCATCAACGCCTACCTGCTCGACAACCGCGCCCAGCTCGCGCTCGACCTCGGCGGCGGTGCCTTGCACCGCCGACCCTGGCTGGCCGAAGGCGGCCGGCCCGCGGTTCCGGCCAACCTGGCCGCGGCGCTGCTGCAGAAGTCGGGTTGGCCCGACACGGCACAACACGAACTCGTCTGTCTCTGGTCGTGCGACGGCACGGTGGCGATCGAAGCGGCCGAGATGGCGGCGGGACTCGC
Coding sequences within:
- the ggt gene encoding gamma-glutamyltransferase, coding for MRPLTLLPALALSLALSPPLHATDQPEKTFGTQSRATVIKPTYMVTSAHPLATEAGRAVLAAGGHAADAAVAVQFMLNLVEPQSSGIGGGAFAVYRDAATGAVTTFDGREQAPLAATESLFLTADGERMGWWDAVIGGRSVGVPGTLALLDDLHKRFGRQAWPALLAPTERTARDGFTVTERMAQSIAWGASKDLGKYPATRALFFKADGSPYAAGDTLTNPDFADTVALLAREGIAPFYRGELAAALVEAVSDNDNPGTMQLDDLASYRVIERPAVCAPYRGYEVCGMGPPSSGALTVGQMLGLLSGFDLPGLGNSAAAWHLFAEAGKLAYADRALYMADSDFVPLPLAGLLDPGYLRARSTLIDPAQAMEKASAGNPPWPERTALAADLQRERAGTSHFNIVDAEGNALSVTTTIETGFGSRLSVGGFLLNNELTDFSFLPEKDGKPIANRVEPGKRPRSSMSPTIVLEDGEPALLIGSPGGSRIINYVAQSLVAILDWDMDLQAALDLGHVANRNGATDLEEGTPAADLQAELEALGHTVTVRNMNSGLHAIRFVDGVLHGAADPRRDGTADGG